The genomic interval attcgtaggtggattggcgactcaaaagtgtctttaggtgtgtgtgttgccctgtgaaggattggcactccctccagggtgtattcctgcctagcgcccaatgattccaggtaggctctggacccactgtgaccctgaactggataagcggttacagataatgaatgaatgaactcagaGTTAAGGGATAAATTTCACAGCATTCCTTCTTTTATTACAAATATTGTACTTTGTCTCTTGTACTATCAAACATAATGCAAGGCCCAAAATGTACTAGCATATTGTTTACAATAATTCAGTTATGATAGTAGTGATCAAACAGATGATGATCTTACCATGGGCCTTGTAGTTAGTTTGCGAGTGATTGCTTCAGGTTTGGCCTCACCTCTTCATCATCTGCCAGAATTGCCCACTCAAATCTGAATTTCAATCTCATGTACCAGGTGTGCTTTTTAAGTCACTGTGTTAACTCACATATGAAATTTCCTTTTTGTCCCTCAGGAAAAGGTTCATCAgaatcagagctttacacacttgcgcACACTCATTTGTAAATGGATACCTACtataaatatttgtgaaaaaatgcgaAATGGAAATTTTTTGAATTTATATTGTAATTAATAAGTGAAATGTGAATTTTCATTGAGCCATTCCTTTAAGGAACAAACCAAGTTAGAAACACTTACCTTGAGCCAAGTGTGagtgttagtgaggtcaggtaatgATGCTGGGCGTTTGGTTTTGGATAACAGATAGCACTCTAATTCATCGGAAAGAATTGAACggtgcttcatcactccagaggacaCAGTTCCACTTCTCCACGTCCTTATGCTGAGGGGCTTTATATTCCCCAACTGACACTTGCCACTGGGCATGGGGACTTAATGTCAGTAATTGGTCTACCTAAAATAGCTGGAATCACTTATTAGAAGAAGTGTCTGCAATCAAAAATCCCTctgattctgttttatttaacacacattacacactggaCACACTTGATAGCTCAAAAATCCTGAGGACATGGGGTCAATTGACAAAGATATGTGGCTGATACCATAATGCTGTGAATCAGCCAGTGGTCAGCGCATCTAATGTATTAAAATGGATGGATAATAACTTTCTAAAAAAAGAATGTCACCTCATTTGCACTGTGGCACAAAGAATTAAGTGAACATAGAAAGAAGCCTTAGGAGACCAACCTGAAAATGATAGATTTAGATGATTTTGAAAGCTCAGAAACATAGATGGAATTAGATAATTTAGTCACCCTGCACAATATAAGTGGATGACTCATAGTTCTCTTACCTCCGGTTCTGTATTGTCCCCTTTACTCTATTAGCTAAAGTCTGCTTATACAAttctgtgtgtataaatgtaggTAGTACTGTTTCTTGCAAAGAGAAGGGAAACAAATTCACAAGTTGTTGAATCTTTGATTGGCTGATTAAGAATTAGATTTCTTATTTTAATTCTGTAATGTAAAAGAAATGTGGGAAAGAACATAAGCCATGGGCAGAAATCCCATTTTATTCAAAAGACATTTCCTAGAACTGTCTTTAAAAAAGTGACAAAATCAACCCACTGAACACAAATACACCAAGACACTGAGGTAATACAAATGGCCATAGTGCATGTAGACACAAAACCAAAAGCCACGTGCACAgatggacagggtgccagtccactACAGAATATTACACACTAAtgcagtcacttacacactcacatagccGACCCACCTTCCAACATCTGTTTATGTGTTGTGGGAACAAAATATTAAGTcaaagaatgaaaataaatgaaaaataaaataaagaaaatgaaaaataaaagtaaaaataaataagtgaatttAAGAACTTTAAGAAAATTTTAAAACTAACTTTAAGGTTCAGATTAATGTTaagaataaaattaatataagtGAAAATTGCCCACCTAACTGCTGAAACTGCAACAATTAACCAAATCTATCTTGGTTATaacctctgttgttgttgttgttgttgtttttaatcttacctagtgttcctttaaagagatCTTAATGATTTTTCCTTTTGTAATTGGAAAatctctcttcctacctgcagccacaaaagtTCTGTTGTttgccgtttatgatccgatcagcaaccagctacagcTAGCAACATTTACCCACTAGGGTtactgtggccatttatgatctgatcagcagcCAGCTATACTTAACATCTACGATTACTCATTGAGCCTAGCcaatgagtacccaaaccacacACTACATCAAtaactcttcacaggggtcatcggGGAGGCACGTCCCCTCTtctgtgttttgctgaattaagcccatgacacctccagaaggctcaacggtgaagtctggtgtcccagacccaTCCCCTCCAAGCTAGATTTACAGActtaccttaccctttaccatcaacaaccgtaaatccacactggcttccctggtgactaaggctgtacctagccccattggcaccattaatgcatgcacAGTGCTATTTGTttcatgtgaactttacatactacatcaccaacaaccacaacagcatctaaacagtgcatttcccaagtaatctgtgctctccttatccactcccactgactagacctttcagctgtttctgataactcctttaCATCTGCCCTTGGTTTCCGGCTcctgatgccaaactgcacaaACGGGGATGTGGccgacttggctacaaatccccgtGCCACCCATGTTCCCTCACCTCAAACGCCAAGTCCACGTACTTCAGTTTCTTCCTTTTGAAtccttcatctactgcatccacaaatggaactgttaactctatgaaataaactatccatttactttcagtgtagagcaccatgtctggccttagtgtagttaacacaatgcactcaGGGACCTGCAGCTTTTTATGTGCATCCACCAGCAATTTTCAGTCtcatgcttcaccccatctaccaatatttgtagcctgtgTAGGTTCTCAAAATCACAATCCCCCTCACGCACAAACTTaaccattttatttctaaaggCACTCGTCAATGCATTAGCCTCTAGccatttgctgtccaacaaacatgctaaaacccttaccacctgattatgtctccatgtataccaaccctgtgacaaactaacctGACAAGCTGAAATAATATGCTTTGGCTTTAATTAGAATAAtgacatatatttaaatgttattcaAGAATAAATAACACCAGACTGCTTTTTTGCAACTCATCTGTATCATATTAGTCTCTGTCAATCAAAATGACAAATTTAGAAGCTATTTCTAAGAACAATCCCCTTATGCCTTCACTTTTGTTTTGATTCAGTACAAGAAGAGCTTCTGCTGACAGAGCTGCAATTAGTCCCATCCATATAGGATCCTATAGTAATATATCTTCAAGtagacacaaaaataaataaatagataaataaaataataataaaaaacaccttGTTGGCCACTAGAGCATGATTAATTTATtacttaatttaaatattttttttcctaatgacttttaaatgaatgaaaagttgCTTTGTGACAAAGCAGGGCAAAGCTGTGGAATGTAATTccatttttttacaaaaaatgcagaaaaatcTTCAACCCTCTTTCACCCTCACTCAATGACAAAGCCAGAGAAAAAGGGGCTATGGCAAAATTGAGTGTCATCACAGTGCCGTGTGAGTGATTATTTCCATTAAAAATATCAGAATGAACCAGGACAGATAATCACAGcaacaggaaaagaaaaaaaagagagagagagagagagagagagagagagagagtaactaGTGGGCACTGTGTAGATACGAGCATCACTGCTGAGTATTCCTATGTATGGCCCCCCCTCGCTGCTGTGTGATGTCATAGCCGAAAAGCAGCCAATCAGGTGACTGAAGCTTCCCCTCTCTTTTTGGCTCCGCCTTACCTCTGGCTCCTTATACTCCACTCGTCTCAACTAGAAAACATACAACGTGCTGCCTCCAACAgattacgcacacacacacagacactatcTCACACATATAcaatcaccacaaacacacagccaggGAAAAGGGAGCGCGTGAGTGAGTCTTCCTTGTGACGCTAGCtggctcctcgctctctctctctctctctctctctaacgaCTAAATTACTGTTTACATCGTCTTTTTCTTTGTCTCAATTtatttacatctctctctcagttcgtctgtttctgtctttatttctctttacATCTTCCTAGTCCTTCAGTCCATtactcctttctttttctttctttctctctcttactttaTATTCTGTCTCTCCCTATCCCTCCCCGCTTTTTTATTTCCCGTTCTTTATCTctgacatttatattttttcactCTCCCTTCCAGGCAAATGCGTGTTCATGACAAAGACAGCAGGATAAGGTGCGGGCACTGGCCGAGGGGTCTTCAATGTAAACGGCATCACCAGCAGCTGTGGCATTCGGAAGCCCAATATTTACGTCACTGTGCAACTCTCCCCAGGTCTGCAGCTCTAAGATGGGCTGCTCCTCCGGACGGCTGCCGTGCCAGCCCCCGGCCCCCGTGCAGCTGCCCACTCTGGACCCTGACCGTTGCTTAACCCAGGAAGGGATTGGACCTACACCCAAAAGCCCAGAAAACTTCTCCACACTGGAGCGTCTGGCACAGGCCACCGGGGGCACGGAGAAGTCCTGGTATCGCTGTGTATTTCCTTTTGGGGTCATCTCACTGGTGATTGGCATGGCGGGCACAGGAGTTACCTTTACTTTCAACACCCTCTTGCAGACGAAAGTGGTCTCTCTGGTGCTGCTGGCTGTGGGCTTCATCATGTTGCTGGTGGCAGCTGCTTGCTGGAGGGTCCACAGAGCtaaaaggagagagaagaaagaagggGTATTCTTCGGCTCGGAGCAAGGGACCCTATGAggcacttttacatttttcttcttctgtgcTGGACCAGAAACGGGCTTTGAAAGGTAGGTTTCTATACACAGCCAGAAGCAATGCCTGACTGCTGACTCTACTGATGGTCTTTAGCACATAAAGATGCTCCTGCTCTACACATGTGACTCAACAGCTTTAAGAAGAAGAGTTTGTGAAGGCACATACTGTGAGGATGCACTTGGTGCCATGTGTTTGTCCTCATTATTGAGCCTCATTCCTGAAAACAGCACAGTCTCCAAGGTGCCTGACAATGCTGCAAGTCTATTTCACACCATTGTGAACAAAGCTCCCAAAGGTACAACAGGTTCAAAAACGAAAGGAAGACTCTTTGCATCCCTTGATAGCGGGAAATCTCACAGAGGTGTCTCTCATAAACAGATCCCTGGAAGAAGAGAAATGATCATGAGAGAGATTGAGGTCAGTAGGTCCAGCTCGCAGATAGAAATAACTGCTTCACCATGTGGGCATTTCTATAATTAGGATGATTAGCAGGGTGTAGTATGTGAGAAGACTGAGACCTTCCCAGGGTGTTTAGAAGTGTCCCCACACTTAGACAACATACCACTCTGGTCATCAAAAATCTCTAGTCATGTCAGTCTCTAGTGTGATGTGCATGACTTTGGAGAAGAATGTTTTTGTAACTAAGAACGTGTGTTGTTATAGATGATATAGAGGTATATTTTTGGTGGTGTTGTGATAAAAGGTACCAATGTGTGCTGCATGTGTGTTACCACACAATGTTCACGAATGGCCTCAGGAATTGTCAGTTCTTTAATTTCTTAAGATAAAGTGAGAAAGCATTCTTTAGAGAAGGTCTGGAAATCACTTTTGGTTCCCTTTAAACCtcctacttaaaaaaaaaacaaagacatgtACATATTAAAGTTTTATAGCACCCTAAAAATAACTTCAGAAAGATAAAGAATATTTATGTTGTGTGGTTTTATGAAAAGAACTCACAGAGCTCCTTTTGGGAACTAAAAGTGGTACATCCATTTCACTCAAAGAACACTTTGCTTCGCCTAAGGTGGTAAAACTGACAACAGAGTGAAGGTACATTAACAAAGGTCTTAGCAGGTCTTTCACAGCTGCTGAACTTAGTAATCAGAGCACTGACCCTGAGGCTTTGGAAAACAGAACATTAGCAGTTGATATGTTACAGAAACCGATTACTCTCTTATTAGCCGCTTTGCACTTAGTCATTTTGTACCACTGATTACTGACTCGTTTTACCCtctgtgaacaaatgaatgTATTGTCTAGATTTGCTAGGTGATTGAATTAGTGCCCTGCTATGTTGTGATAAATGTTCACTTTACAATATGCAGCAATGTAGGACAATGGACAACAATCTTGATGTTACAACTCTGGTTCCTCAAGCACTGGTATTGTATTTAGCTTTTGTACATTTCAGAAAGGTTGTATTTTCCAGCCCAGTGAAACGGAACAGCAGactgttttgtattttgcaTCTATTCTTTCAGTGCCTGTCTTTTTACATTAGATATTTTCTTATCACTGGAGTCCTTCCAGTGTTTACAGTAGTGCCAGCAAAAATATGCATCACTATTGCTATATACCAGCTCATTGATCCTGTTTCCAAAAATAGCAGTAGCACCACACATTATGTGAGCAATGACGGGGATTCCTGAGCTCCACTGAAGATGAATATGTTcaatggagagaaaaaaagaccggacagacacacacacaggtttacaCAAGCATGCTTCAAGCATGCGTTCTCTGTGCAGCAAGCATATCTTTTGTTCCCTGAGGAAAACCAACAATtgtgaataagtgtgtgtgtgtgagagagagagagagagaaggatggagCAAGGGAGAGTGGCAGAATGAGGGAGGGGGAGCTTTCATGAGGGTTCATTGATAAAATAAAAGCCCCGGAAATAACCATGCGTGATTGGAATATAAATAAGCAAAGCCCAGCATGTAACCTGCAGTATgttccacatctctctctctctctctctcgctctctctctctctctgtctctctcttacacaaacacacacacacacacacatatatatatatatatatatatatatatatatatattacgtCATGCACCGTAAACATGACTCATAAAATGTACACTGCATTTCTGAAGGGACTAAAATATGCACTTGATtgcctttttaatttttaaagcatACCCTTGAAAAGGCAGAGTTCTTTAAATGTTTGTTAGTAAAATAAATGGTTATACATAGAACCATTCCATAGTAAGAATCACgtttatttttgaattttttttggtATGGTAAAATTGTTTTCTGCAATGGAGATGCTGCATATGTTTCTTTTTCCAGATCTCACTGTTTTCTCAAATTGGTTCTTAGCAGATCCCAGATGATGCCTATATcttggctactcaaaaaaacaaaaagaaaaagtaacTTTATATCAAATATGATTTTAAGTTTTGTAAATTAGCAAGAGATTATATAGAGGTTTCGGCATATATTATACAcaatcaaaaatatataaaccacATAATACCCAGCAATGGAAATGTGTCTGAACTTGCCATAGCAAAAGTTCAAATTTAGGCTTCTATAAATCCATATATATAATAACTGATTCACTTTGTTCCTAAAGCAAGTGCTTGTTCCGCCCATCAGTTTCCATGGTAACACATTCTACATGTAGTCTGTCAGTGTGACAAGaaagtacagaaaaaaaaaagctaaaaaaaaaaataataaaataaataaataaataaaaactcaacAACTGATAACAATAAGGATTCATCAATTTCTTGTTTCTGAATTTACATTTACGGCTTTACACAGCCACTTTTCCAGACTGCTGACAGATGTAAACTTACTGGTATAGCATGGTTTCATACCTGACCTGGGAATTGAACCACACTCTGCCATGTGAGGTCACAATGTTACCCACTATGATCTACTAAATATTACAGCACCTTCCTCAAgtcttaatgatattatttGAATGTCTAATCTATACAAAGTGATTCATGTTTTTGACAGTTCAAGAGTTTACTAAAATTACAGTATGTaggttaattttatttatattactaAGGTTTAAATTGACTTTAAAGACCATTTTAAAAAGCACTCCATGTATAACATTTAGATAATTGCTGCACTTCGTATATAAACAGTAGATTGATTTCAAAGTAGATTTCAACTTGATGATTCTTTGAAAATTTTGATTTAAAAGTTGGACAGTGAAACAGAGAAGTTAATTCATATAGTATTTATCCAAAGAACTTTTTTAATGCCTTTTATTTGTAAGAGCATATAAGCATCACAAAACATCCTGCACAGCTAAAATCACAAGGAACCTAAGATCTGCTCCCAAAAACATTCTCAATTTAAACACCTTATGTACTATACATATCCtcacactttttttattttcatacacAATTTGAACTGTGTAAAAGCATCAGTTCTTTCTGAGAAAAGCTGAGGAACAGATACATATGTTATATGTAGCTCTTTTAGCTAAGACTATACATTAGAGATTTCCTGGTGCCAGACAGTATGTAtgtaacactgtaaataaatgtgtttttattttttgaaccTATGTATGTCCAtagatttttatgtttttgactataggaaaaagaaaaatattaaagacAATGACACAATGTGAACCCAAGCTGTGTCCCTGGCTTTCTTTGGAATTCAAGAGGCTCCCAgaaaccttttttattttattgattaattAACAGCTGACTCTTGCTTCTCTCAAAGAGGGATGGCATTAATGTGCATCCTGTAGTGGTGAAGAGCTTCCTGCCAATTTTGCTTTCCCATTAACATTCACATAGTCATCACGACTCGCAAGCGcactccctctccccctgtGGTGAACCACAAAGACTGTTTTCAATGCTGCCTCTATCCCTTAGGAAGATACTAAAAATAACtcagcatgagagagagagagagaatttgaaTGGCTGTATAGCATTGGGCTGTCTGCACATGTTACTCTCAAGACTCTCATATCCTACCACAcctgaagaaaaaaatagaatcAGAGTGAGGGAAATAGAGCTGACAGTAGGGGAAAAAATAGTTGCAT from Hoplias malabaricus isolate fHopMal1 chromosome 3, fHopMal1.hap1, whole genome shotgun sequence carries:
- the LOC136692496 gene encoding transmembrane protein 100-like, encoding MGCSSGRLPCQPPAPVQLPTLDPDRCLTQEGIGPTPKSPENFSTLERLAQATGGTEKSWYRCVFPFGVISLVIGMAGTGVTFTFNTLLQTKVVSLVLLAVGFIMLLVAAACWRVHRAKRREKKEGVFFGSEQGTL